In Sporocytophaga myxococcoides DSM 11118, the following are encoded in one genomic region:
- a CDS encoding T9SS type A sorting domain-containing protein — protein MKKVLIWSVMLVITAILNSSVFGQCTGETYSIVNQCPNQSPQLTVSPVVSGTDYKWTVGGSQYGTGYDFTYQTVLSTPVTISYQKMVDQTGGPSAGASTPYPLPAGTTNLTSKYYVNVNSTTAFKLNSITVPVKIYSCDAAKTYRLKVLVGPTATPKSASIWYTFKCSDLIKTSDNQTFLVPMQVNESPTNPGLEIASGADTISVIYSDGTNPAGTSPIDGLVAFPTTSFNNSYTFGTTTITHSAITNRPAFLDWDITTMCNKVDVPVAPTASASCCVPGNVNIPSITSSTGSNIIDQVPVSPAVTLTATLQNGYYYQWFKDNLPLAAPAQNGNTLNITTPGQYVVRVAEKLADVAKTACYKSDLEIINKRVLFAQTNKDIICLGQTVNLNALGATGTTAGSIIWSGATGISDVNSKTPVFLPSGPGKYTLEVDAEVPVGNQVINGDFEMFTVGDASPGFTYSSYYKFIDPSSAVVGTPATFFGVNNRKGLTWLQNGSFSLYNYVLSNNDGYTGVKPCPDHTTGTGNLFFTDAAAKNMTGVPLTDSYMWSQQVSLVAGQVYEFAAWFTNANSEYCDCKDPFDNTDYLITDPSKPGQPRINFYVNDALVNPTPITIDGETCKWQKVSYKYTATTTGTATIKISEISRADAGNDFAMDDISFGSPGRQISSIDIEVQDCDDFDATAVCNSGTLTLNATSTNGYFSKWTHTTNAVVTNSATIANPNNSTTTAVPIADTKNYTAEFKFVRGNLVPNPDYTSSTKNGTNMSDRTNQVGNYGFNDGDYEVGKSPAIFSNTQDKIYIAVQDHTTGSATSYDYFSASGKYDASKSVVFSQTVTTTVGDDLGFSVWLANIHKEFTKATPDTLETSPYGVGAKTTKLDLYINNSFVKRFVLPLNTNWTNFGYTYKATSTSTTVELRVPNLTSNKPSAFAMDDIQLGKIETKIKDVTQVCALPVTYLYFNLKNNNGFNHLNWGTTQEKNADYFLVEKSTDGINFIPVSKINAHGNASGIFHYSFSDPVKAIGLYYRIKQVDFNGNFEYTKILFAETNGSDEDVLAVYPNPSSASFTIKTNIKVGETIHIKIIDTKGSEVTSFTHQGNESIVVGSDLLPGIYILEVFGEYQAWKKRIVKQ, from the coding sequence ATGAAAAAGGTTTTGATCTGGTCAGTAATGCTTGTGATCACCGCTATTTTAAATTCATCTGTATTCGGACAATGCACAGGTGAGACATATTCAATAGTAAACCAATGTCCAAATCAATCTCCTCAATTAACTGTTTCACCAGTAGTAAGCGGAACTGATTATAAGTGGACAGTAGGGGGATCACAGTATGGAACAGGTTATGATTTTACTTACCAAACTGTCTTATCCACACCTGTCACAATAAGCTATCAAAAAATGGTGGATCAGACAGGGGGGCCTTCAGCGGGAGCCTCAACGCCATATCCATTGCCCGCAGGCACAACCAATCTGACTTCAAAATATTATGTCAATGTGAATTCGACAACGGCTTTTAAGCTCAATTCTATAACAGTACCTGTTAAAATATACTCTTGTGACGCCGCGAAGACGTATCGTTTAAAAGTGCTGGTAGGTCCGACAGCCACTCCTAAAAGTGCCTCCATCTGGTATACATTCAAATGCAGTGACCTTATTAAGACCAGTGATAACCAGACGTTTCTTGTGCCTATGCAGGTAAATGAAAGCCCTACCAATCCGGGGCTTGAAATAGCTTCAGGTGCTGATACTATTTCAGTAATATACAGTGATGGAACCAACCCTGCTGGAACTTCTCCAATTGATGGACTTGTAGCCTTTCCCACAACATCTTTCAACAATAGTTATACTTTTGGAACAACTACCATTACGCATTCCGCTATAACGAACAGACCAGCATTTCTTGACTGGGATATTACAACAATGTGTAATAAGGTGGATGTCCCTGTTGCACCAACAGCCTCGGCAAGTTGCTGTGTGCCAGGAAACGTCAACATTCCAAGCATTACTTCCAGTACCGGTAGCAATATAATAGATCAAGTCCCTGTATCTCCGGCAGTAACCCTTACAGCGACGTTACAAAACGGTTATTATTATCAGTGGTTTAAAGACAACCTGCCACTTGCGGCCCCTGCTCAGAATGGGAATACACTAAATATTACTACGCCAGGTCAATATGTTGTAAGGGTAGCCGAAAAGCTTGCAGACGTAGCCAAAACAGCTTGTTATAAAAGCGACTTAGAGATTATAAATAAAAGAGTACTTTTTGCCCAAACCAACAAAGACATTATTTGTCTGGGACAAACTGTCAACCTCAATGCATTAGGAGCTACAGGTACAACCGCAGGCTCTATTATATGGTCAGGTGCTACAGGCATAAGCGATGTAAACTCTAAAACTCCTGTATTTCTTCCTTCCGGTCCCGGAAAATATACCCTTGAGGTAGATGCAGAAGTACCTGTAGGAAATCAAGTAATTAATGGAGACTTTGAAATGTTCACTGTAGGGGATGCTAGCCCCGGATTTACCTATAGTTCTTATTACAAATTTATTGATCCCAGCAGTGCCGTTGTTGGGACGCCTGCTACATTCTTTGGGGTTAATAATAGAAAAGGTCTGACGTGGCTTCAAAATGGAAGCTTTTCTTTATATAACTATGTGCTCTCGAACAATGATGGTTATACAGGAGTAAAACCTTGTCCTGACCATACAACCGGAACGGGAAATCTTTTCTTTACTGATGCTGCCGCTAAAAATATGACAGGCGTTCCTTTAACGGATTCCTATATGTGGTCTCAGCAAGTTTCTTTAGTGGCTGGACAAGTCTATGAATTCGCAGCCTGGTTTACTAATGCAAATTCAGAATATTGTGACTGTAAAGATCCATTTGATAATACTGATTACCTTATTACTGACCCTTCTAAACCTGGTCAGCCTCGGATAAATTTTTACGTTAATGATGCATTGGTAAATCCTACGCCAATTACCATAGACGGAGAAACCTGCAAATGGCAAAAGGTAAGCTATAAGTATACCGCAACAACAACAGGAACAGCGACTATTAAGATATCAGAAATCTCCAGAGCCGACGCAGGAAATGATTTTGCAATGGATGATATTTCCTTTGGTTCTCCAGGAAGGCAAATATCTTCAATAGATATTGAAGTTCAAGACTGTGATGATTTTGATGCAACGGCAGTTTGTAATTCCGGAACTCTTACTTTAAATGCAACTTCCACAAATGGATACTTTTCCAAATGGACACACACTACAAACGCAGTTGTAACTAATTCAGCAACTATAGCGAACCCCAACAACTCAACAACAACAGCAGTGCCAATTGCTGACACAAAAAATTATACAGCCGAGTTTAAATTTGTCCGCGGAAACCTGGTTCCTAATCCAGATTACACATCTTCCACAAAAAATGGAACAAATATGTCTGATAGAACAAATCAGGTTGGAAATTATGGTTTCAATGATGGAGATTATGAAGTGGGTAAAAGTCCTGCAATATTTTCAAATACACAGGATAAAATCTATATAGCAGTTCAAGATCATACAACAGGGAGTGCAACTTCTTATGACTATTTTTCTGCAAGTGGAAAATATGACGCTTCTAAATCAGTTGTTTTTAGTCAGACCGTTACCACTACTGTTGGAGATGATTTAGGTTTTTCTGTTTGGCTTGCAAATATTCACAAAGAATTCACAAAGGCCACTCCAGACACACTTGAGACTTCACCATATGGTGTTGGAGCTAAGACAACCAAACTGGACCTTTATATTAACAATTCCTTTGTTAAGAGATTTGTTCTTCCTTTAAATACAAACTGGACAAACTTTGGATATACTTACAAGGCAACTTCGACAAGCACAACAGTAGAATTAAGAGTACCCAACCTAACCTCCAACAAGCCTTCTGCTTTTGCAATGGATGATATTCAGCTTGGCAAAATTGAAACAAAGATCAAGGACGTAACACAAGTTTGCGCACTCCCTGTTACATATCTATATTTCAATCTTAAGAATAATAATGGTTTCAATCACTTAAATTGGGGAACAACACAAGAAAAAAATGCCGACTACTTTCTTGTAGAAAAATCTACTGACGGAATTAACTTTATCCCCGTTAGCAAAATAAATGCACATGGTAATGCTTCCGGAATATTTCATTATAGTTTTTCAGATCCGGTAAAAGCTATTGGTCTTTACTATAGAATAAAACAAGTTGACTTTAATGGAAATTTTGAATATACCAAGATTTTATTTGCAGAGACCAATGGATCTGATGAAGATGTTCTAGCAGTATATCCTAATCCCAGTTCAGCATCCTTTACAATAAAGACAAATATAAAGGTAGGAGAAACAATTCACATAAAAATCATTGATACAAAAGGATCCGAGGTAACTAGCTTCACACACCAGGGTAATGAATCTATCGTTGTTGGATCAGATCTTCTTCCCGGAATATACATTCTGGAAGTCTTCGGAGAATATCAAGCCTGGAAAAAGCGAATTGTTAAGCAATAA
- a CDS encoding glycosyl hydrolase family 8: protein MKHIYLLSLLFLLTFQGIKAANIFSNPGFENGQDWWGFQTPEGLATIDYKFADAHSGNYAAHINVLTAAANNYNIQLNAPSNWAAEKGAKYIISFYAKADKDLSIHVAAQDGPPGYTYRTGSNYTLNSEWKYIEMVYTSDVEGAGALRFNIFVGAEAANYYFDDFNLEIIPEVELGTPVPPTEGAYYTDIYRSMFKEMGKSEVAINNKVEAAFQQLFHGSQTSEAIYFETGTDMAYIDAIDSKDIRSEGMSYGMMIAVQLDKKEEFNKLWKFAKTYMQHKTGPRAGYFAWQVDASTFEILDPNSAPDGEEYMVMALFFAANRWGNGEGIFNYKAEAQQLLSDMLNLESRNGGVVDQLTNMFDETSKQVVFVPQGDNADFTDPSYHLPGFYKLWSLWSDTNKQFWADAADSSRTFLLKAMNPNNGLVTDYMTFDGQPKVVSWNTNSGNFAYDSWRVISNIAMDAHWFGNSWHSAQVDKLLSFFKSQGSSYPALYHQDGTPTDNTHTAAGLYAMNGAGTLASNNIFAWDFVDKLYNQAMPTGQYRYYDGLLQMLGLLHASGKFKIWKPEGVVSAINNPANTSMKLNIYPNPVQSEKISLASDLVLNGNYELRDVSGRILLNGLIENGKAEVPVTGLQEGLYFVNIKDVKNNFTEKVIIK from the coding sequence ATGAAACACATCTATCTTCTTAGTCTTTTATTTCTGTTAACATTTCAGGGAATAAAAGCAGCAAACATTTTTTCTAACCCTGGTTTTGAAAATGGCCAAGACTGGTGGGGGTTCCAGACTCCGGAAGGGTTAGCCACTATTGACTATAAGTTTGCCGATGCGCACAGCGGCAATTATGCAGCCCATATTAATGTTTTGACAGCTGCAGCTAACAATTATAATATTCAGCTTAATGCACCGAGTAACTGGGCTGCAGAAAAGGGAGCAAAGTACATCATTAGTTTTTATGCCAAAGCTGATAAGGATTTGTCTATCCATGTTGCGGCTCAGGATGGACCTCCTGGTTATACCTATAGAACCGGGTCTAATTACACTCTTAACTCTGAATGGAAGTACATCGAAATGGTTTATACATCTGATGTAGAAGGAGCAGGCGCTTTACGCTTCAACATATTTGTTGGTGCTGAAGCAGCTAATTATTACTTTGATGATTTTAACCTTGAAATCATTCCTGAAGTAGAATTAGGTACACCGGTACCTCCGACAGAAGGTGCTTACTATACAGACATCTACAGAAGTATGTTTAAGGAAATGGGTAAGTCAGAAGTGGCCATCAACAATAAAGTTGAAGCGGCTTTTCAACAACTGTTTCATGGCAGTCAAACTTCAGAAGCTATATATTTTGAGACCGGCACGGATATGGCATATATTGATGCTATTGACAGTAAAGATATCCGTTCAGAGGGTATGTCTTATGGAATGATGATAGCTGTGCAACTTGATAAGAAAGAAGAATTTAATAAACTATGGAAGTTTGCTAAGACATACATGCAACATAAAACAGGCCCAAGAGCTGGATATTTTGCATGGCAGGTTGATGCTTCTACTTTTGAAATCCTGGATCCGAATAGCGCACCAGATGGTGAGGAATATATGGTTATGGCTTTGTTTTTTGCAGCAAACAGATGGGGCAATGGAGAGGGGATATTTAATTATAAAGCAGAAGCGCAGCAACTTTTATCAGATATGTTAAACCTTGAATCCAGAAATGGTGGTGTGGTTGACCAACTTACAAATATGTTTGACGAAACTTCTAAGCAGGTTGTGTTCGTGCCTCAGGGTGATAATGCAGATTTTACAGATCCTTCTTATCATCTTCCAGGTTTCTATAAACTTTGGTCATTGTGGTCAGACACAAACAAACAATTCTGGGCTGACGCAGCGGACTCCAGCAGAACGTTTCTTTTAAAGGCAATGAATCCTAATAACGGACTTGTAACTGATTATATGACTTTTGATGGTCAGCCAAAGGTTGTTTCATGGAATACTAATTCAGGAAACTTTGCTTATGACTCCTGGAGAGTAATTTCTAACATTGCTATGGATGCACACTGGTTTGGTAATTCCTGGCATTCTGCTCAGGTAGATAAGCTTTTGTCATTCTTTAAATCACAAGGATCCAGTTATCCTGCTTTATATCACCAGGATGGAACACCAACAGACAATACACATACAGCAGCTGGTTTATATGCCATGAATGGCGCAGGGACGTTGGCTTCAAATAATATTTTTGCTTGGGATTTTGTAGACAAACTTTACAATCAGGCTATGCCAACAGGACAATACAGGTATTATGATGGATTACTTCAAATGCTTGGCCTGCTGCACGCTTCAGGTAAATTCAAAATCTGGAAGCCAGAAGGAGTAGTTTCTGCGATCAACAATCCAGCAAATACTTCAATGAAACTGAATATATATCCAAACCCTGTTCAATCAGAGAAAATCTCTCTTGCTTCAGATTTAGTTCTTAATGGTAATTATGAATTAAGAGATGTTTCCGGAAGAATTTTACTTAACGGTCTTATAGAAAATGGCAAAGCTGAAGTTCCAGTTACTGGTTTACAAGAAGGGCTTTACTTTGTTAATATAAAGGATGTAAAGAATAACTTCACAGAGAAGGTCATTATTAAATAA
- a CDS encoding sugar-binding protein, giving the protein MKTNIHMRFKAFALLLILNVGMINNLLGQVPLVFDVENRTPAAGCNTAAGNTNTSNTYLPDPFAFTNGGRVATFDDWTCRRNQIKSDIEQYEIGPKPPKPSNVTATYTSGKLTVNVTVSGQTLTLTSNVTIPSGTGPFPVVIGMNSGTGSLSSSLFTGVIQIPFNHDQVVSYGAGSGSMNANDPYFKLYPGTNIGKYSAWSWGISRLIDGIEIVKSQMNADPKRICVTGCSYAGKMALFGGAFDERVALTIAQESGGGGINSWRMSQAYTTRTGVNVEKIDNTNYSWFKASMKNLNPNTLPHDHHELVAMIAPRALLVLGNPTQEWLCDESGYKSCMAAAEVWKAMGVSERFGFIFTPDHNHCSAAQAQNDAATAFINKFLKNSTTANTNIRVNPTKGTKQDLSLTSAINWTAPTITFVEPNNNAPKPTLTSPVASNNLEAPASLLLSASVTDANNNVTKVEFFNGTTKLGEDATAPYSLSLEDLSAGTYTLSAKATDAENLSGTSATVTVIINAPPFKIQRTAIAPIIDGTDDAGIWDNPNILSVMAGNTLSGTVSGPSDLGGSAKFLWDNNYLYVFAKVSDNTKQNDSQNIFDDDAVEIYLDINNDKATTYGANDVQYTFGWNDGTTVGALPTGRSTAGITYSAVSSANGYVIEARIPWTTVQGNPASNQLLGIEFMINDDDNSGTRDKKLAWNSTADNAWQDPSLFGVARLVDEVITSIEEQNSSLGILSYPNPFISEFNIEAKGYFTYQLMNQMGQILDSGQSNDKASLMTQNYAKGIYLLKFTQDERSKVIKLIKE; this is encoded by the coding sequence ATGAAAACAAATATACATATGAGATTTAAAGCATTTGCATTACTGCTTATACTAAACGTTGGGATGATCAATAACTTGTTGGGTCAAGTACCACTGGTATTTGATGTTGAAAACAGAACTCCTGCTGCCGGTTGTAATACTGCTGCTGGAAACACAAACACTTCTAATACCTATTTGCCAGATCCTTTTGCATTTACTAATGGTGGAAGAGTAGCGACCTTTGATGATTGGACGTGTAGAAGAAATCAGATCAAGTCTGATATAGAGCAGTACGAAATTGGTCCAAAGCCTCCAAAGCCTTCAAATGTCACAGCTACCTATACAAGTGGAAAACTTACTGTAAATGTAACAGTAAGCGGCCAAACATTGACATTAACATCTAATGTTACAATACCATCTGGTACAGGTCCATTCCCTGTTGTAATTGGAATGAATTCTGGTACTGGTTCATTATCGTCAAGTCTCTTTACTGGTGTTATACAAATTCCGTTTAATCATGATCAGGTGGTCTCTTATGGCGCAGGCTCAGGATCAATGAATGCAAATGATCCTTACTTCAAACTTTACCCAGGCACAAATATTGGTAAATACAGTGCATGGTCCTGGGGGATCAGCCGTTTAATTGATGGAATCGAAATCGTAAAATCTCAGATGAATGCAGATCCTAAAAGGATATGCGTTACCGGTTGCAGCTATGCCGGTAAAATGGCCCTGTTTGGTGGTGCATTTGATGAAAGGGTAGCACTTACTATTGCTCAGGAATCAGGTGGAGGAGGTATCAACTCATGGAGAATGTCTCAAGCTTATACAACCAGAACAGGTGTAAATGTTGAAAAAATTGACAACACTAACTATAGTTGGTTTAAGGCGAGCATGAAAAATTTAAATCCAAACACTCTACCTCACGACCACCATGAATTAGTTGCGATGATTGCTCCAAGGGCTTTGCTGGTATTAGGAAACCCAACCCAAGAATGGCTATGCGATGAGTCTGGTTATAAATCATGTATGGCAGCAGCAGAGGTCTGGAAAGCCATGGGCGTTTCGGAAAGGTTTGGCTTTATATTCACTCCAGATCATAATCATTGTTCTGCAGCACAAGCACAAAATGATGCGGCAACAGCTTTTATAAATAAATTCTTAAAAAACAGCACTACTGCAAATACAAATATAAGGGTAAATCCTACCAAAGGCACAAAGCAGGATTTGAGCTTAACCTCGGCCATAAACTGGACAGCTCCTACGATTACTTTTGTAGAACCAAACAACAACGCACCTAAGCCAACATTGACCTCTCCGGTTGCAAGCAACAATTTAGAAGCACCTGCTTCGCTCTTACTTTCTGCATCTGTGACAGATGCAAATAACAATGTTACTAAAGTGGAATTTTTCAATGGAACAACTAAATTAGGAGAAGACGCTACAGCACCATACAGTTTGTCACTGGAGGATCTGTCCGCTGGAACATATACATTATCTGCAAAGGCAACCGATGCAGAAAATCTTTCCGGAACTTCAGCTACTGTAACAGTAATCATAAATGCTCCTCCATTCAAAATCCAAAGAACAGCGATAGCTCCGATAATTGATGGCACTGACGATGCTGGTATATGGGATAACCCCAATATTTTATCTGTCATGGCTGGCAATACGTTAAGCGGTACGGTATCTGGACCTAGTGATCTTGGTGGCAGCGCAAAATTTCTATGGGACAATAATTATCTTTATGTCTTTGCTAAAGTTAGTGATAATACTAAGCAAAATGATAGTCAAAATATATTTGATGATGATGCTGTAGAAATTTATCTGGATATTAATAATGACAAAGCTACTACCTATGGCGCCAATGATGTTCAATATACCTTTGGATGGAATGATGGAACTACGGTAGGGGCACTGCCCACGGGTAGGTCAACAGCCGGTATTACTTATAGTGCAGTGAGCAGTGCTAATGGTTATGTCATTGAAGCTAGAATACCATGGACAACTGTACAGGGTAATCCTGCTTCGAATCAATTGCTGGGTATTGAATTCATGATTAATGATGATGATAATAGTGGTACGAGAGATAAGAAGCTTGCATGGAACTCAACTGCTGATAATGCATGGCAAGATCCATCTTTGTTCGGCGTGGCCAGGTTGGTCGATGAAGTGATTACGAGCATAGAAGAACAGAATTCTTCTTTGGGTATCCTTAGTTATCCAAATCCTTTCATCTCTGAATTTAATATTGAAGCTAAAGGATATTTTACTTACCAGTTGATGAACCAAATGGGACAAATATTGGATTCAGGTCAATCAAACGATAAAGCGTCACTTATGACTCAAAACTATGCAAAGGGTATATACCTTTTAAAATTTACTCAGGATGAGAGATCGAAGGTGATTAAATTGATAAAGGAGTAA
- a CDS encoding T9SS type A sorting domain-containing protein codes for MFKKGIVKLLLGSILTAGSLQLSAQVQDSEPCGYASLEGGTTGGVGGPVVVPTTFAELQQYASGTNPVIILIDREFKGPNVLKLGSNKTLFGVGTKGFINQIGVSIQCQHNIIIRNLKFTMKGVPITNDGENKISGFNFDPDCIAIQADDETLPEAQRKSSHIWIDHCEFYNEDPTVMTDYDRYDGLLDAKNDCQYITISWNYFHDHHKACLFGKGNSDDYDRKITMHHNKFENIGSRMPLMRFGKLHMFNNYTTRCLEGNGLNVRINSNAYLEKNYYENVKKPLFGKLSEGGRASLKDNIFKNCDRMPAITLPNALSPNASPLSNTEEFESSSYIPPYQCASITYPVLEVPSKVNQYVGVGKVLAPSVVTSLVGTKEDLAMQVYPNPTQGLINLNGMHTWVLSDLQGQILLEGQSETIDLSGNKAGIYFLKLDHKVVKIQKQ; via the coding sequence ATGTTTAAAAAGGGAATAGTAAAATTGCTGTTGGGGTCAATTCTCACAGCTGGTTCGCTGCAGTTGAGCGCTCAAGTTCAGGATTCAGAACCTTGCGGATATGCTTCGCTGGAAGGCGGAACAACAGGAGGGGTAGGTGGTCCGGTAGTTGTACCTACTACTTTTGCGGAACTACAACAATATGCTTCTGGTACTAATCCCGTCATTATACTTATAGACCGGGAATTTAAAGGTCCTAATGTCTTGAAGCTAGGATCTAATAAAACACTTTTTGGTGTAGGAACTAAAGGCTTTATCAATCAGATAGGGGTGAGTATTCAGTGTCAGCATAACATCATCATTCGCAACCTGAAGTTTACAATGAAAGGTGTTCCTATTACTAATGATGGTGAAAACAAAATATCTGGATTTAACTTTGATCCTGATTGTATTGCGATTCAGGCCGATGATGAGACTTTGCCCGAAGCTCAGCGAAAGTCAAGCCATATCTGGATAGACCATTGCGAATTTTATAACGAGGATCCTACTGTGATGACCGATTATGACCGCTATGACGGGCTTCTGGATGCTAAAAACGATTGTCAGTACATCACCATATCATGGAATTACTTTCATGATCATCACAAAGCCTGCCTTTTTGGAAAAGGCAACTCTGATGATTATGACAGGAAGATTACCATGCATCATAACAAATTTGAAAATATAGGGTCTCGCATGCCCCTCATGCGTTTCGGCAAATTACATATGTTTAATAATTATACTACCAGATGTTTAGAAGGCAATGGACTAAATGTAAGAATTAATTCCAATGCATATCTGGAGAAAAACTATTATGAAAATGTAAAGAAACCACTCTTCGGAAAATTGTCAGAAGGTGGAAGGGCATCATTGAAGGATAATATTTTCAAAAACTGTGATAGAATGCCTGCCATTACACTGCCAAATGCTTTATCTCCAAATGCATCACCATTGAGCAACACTGAAGAGTTTGAGAGTAGCAGCTACATTCCTCCTTACCAATGTGCTTCCATCACTTACCCGGTGCTTGAGGTTCCTTCTAAAGTTAATCAGTATGTAGGAGTGGGAAAGGTTCTTGCGCCTTCTGTAGTTACAAGCTTAGTTGGTACAAAAGAAGATTTGGCCATGCAGGTTTATCCAAACCCAACTCAAGGTTTGATAAACTTAAATGGTATGCATACCTGGGTTTTATCTGATCTGCAAGGGCAAATTCTTTTGGAAGGTCAATCTGAGACAATTGATTTAAGTGGAAATAAAGCAGGTATATATTTTTTAAAATTAGATCATAAGGTTGTGAAAATTCAAAAGCAATAA